In Streptomyces sp. NBC_00704, a genomic segment contains:
- a CDS encoding LysE family translocator, translating into MRRINTLVDAASMMTSVVAFVGAAFLVAMVPGPSTVVILRRAVVNGRRTGMATVLGNECGVLLWGLAAAFGLSALLLASQVTYDVIRIVGAAVLLWMGARALWQSRRAGQPDQGPAETAAVSLRRAYWQGLVTNFANPKAGVFAVSFLPQFVPHGALALLVSYGFWHRSWGPVAEGDSVVRLKG; encoded by the coding sequence TTGCGGCGCATCAACACGCTTGTCGATGCTGCCTCGATGATGACTTCCGTCGTTGCGTTCGTCGGTGCGGCCTTCCTGGTCGCCATGGTCCCAGGGCCAAGCACGGTCGTGATCCTGCGCCGAGCGGTGGTGAACGGCCGGAGGACCGGCATGGCCACGGTCCTGGGTAACGAGTGCGGGGTGCTGCTGTGGGGCCTGGCCGCGGCCTTCGGTCTCTCCGCCCTACTGCTGGCCTCGCAGGTCACCTACGACGTCATCCGGATCGTCGGCGCCGCGGTGTTGCTGTGGATGGGAGCGCGTGCCTTGTGGCAGTCGAGGCGAGCTGGACAACCGGATCAGGGACCAGCGGAAACAGCCGCGGTGTCGCTTCGGCGGGCGTACTGGCAGGGCCTCGTCACCAACTTCGCCAATCCGAAGGCCGGCGTGTTCGCCGTGTCCTTCCTGCCGCAGTTCGTGCCGCATGGAGCCCTGGCTTTGTTAGTGAGTTACGGGTTCTGGCACAGATCTTGGGGACCGGTCGCAGAGGGTGACAGTGTCGTTCGATTGAAAGGGTGA
- a CDS encoding barstar family protein → MEDNGARGKWALLRSAPADTDDPYVVAARRRLARWEDLGAASLNIGQRPFLIKEEEYRRIRGEFGGAGVDLLEVDATNVVTEHKFLVLLGKIYKFPEYYGENWDAFLDCYADVVEADETPLILAIFGLSNFCESNFREFLRSLYELESITESISLFRSVIPRRVINVYPGNWSL, encoded by the coding sequence ATGGAAGATAACGGCGCGAGAGGAAAGTGGGCGCTGCTGAGGTCGGCTCCCGCCGATACGGACGACCCCTATGTGGTCGCGGCACGTCGAAGGCTGGCCCGGTGGGAAGACCTCGGAGCGGCGAGCCTCAATATAGGACAGCGTCCATTCCTGATTAAGGAAGAAGAATATAGGCGAATTAGAGGTGAGTTTGGCGGCGCCGGTGTCGACCTTCTGGAGGTTGACGCGACAAATGTTGTCACGGAGCATAAATTCCTCGTGTTGCTCGGCAAGATTTATAAGTTTCCAGAATACTACGGCGAAAATTGGGACGCGTTTCTTGATTGCTATGCGGACGTGGTTGAGGCTGATGAGACTCCCCTTATTCTCGCTATTTTTGGTCTCTCGAACTTTTGTGAGTCGAACTTTCGGGAGTTTCTTCGCTCGCTCTATGAGTTGGAATCGATCACTGAATCGATTTCCCTCTTCAGGTCAGTAATCCCGAGAAGAGTAATCAATGTCTACCCGGGGAACTGGTCCTTGTAG
- a CDS encoding RNA polymerase sigma factor yields MNSPPARSGDDARVIADSLDRPELFGELYQRHAAVIHRYAARRLGEEAAEDITADTFLSAFRTRRRYDLARRDARPWLYGIAANLIGKQRRAEVRALRALARTGLDPVAASWTDRSDSRVTAHAAHGLLAGALAGLSRGDRDVLLLVAWADLGYQEVAEALSIPVGTVRSRLNRARRKVRHTLGGADPTLVHDATEMIGHG; encoded by the coding sequence GTGAACAGTCCACCCGCCAGATCCGGCGACGACGCCCGCGTCATCGCCGACTCCCTGGACCGCCCCGAGCTCTTCGGCGAGCTCTACCAGCGGCACGCGGCCGTGATCCACCGGTACGCGGCCCGTCGGCTGGGCGAGGAGGCGGCCGAGGACATCACCGCCGACACCTTCCTGAGCGCGTTCCGCACGCGCAGGCGCTACGACCTGGCGCGTCGCGACGCCCGCCCCTGGCTGTACGGCATCGCCGCCAACCTCATCGGGAAGCAGCGCCGTGCCGAGGTCCGGGCGCTGCGCGCGCTCGCCCGCACCGGACTCGACCCGGTGGCCGCGTCCTGGACCGACCGCAGTGACAGCCGGGTCACCGCCCACGCCGCCCACGGGCTGCTGGCCGGTGCGCTGGCCGGGCTGTCGCGGGGCGACCGGGACGTCCTGCTGCTGGTCGCCTGGGCCGACCTCGGCTACCAGGAGGTCGCCGAGGCCCTGTCCATCCCGGTGGGCACGGTGCGCTCACGCCTCAACCGGGCCCGCAGGAAGGTCCGTCACACCCTCGGGGGAGCCGACCCCACCCTCGTACACGACGCCACGGAGATGATCGGCCATGGATGA
- a CDS encoding nuclease-related domain-containing protein: MGEAAWAAERAAQHRWAKVVLPLLAAAAAVVGWAVGTVGNWQLGLVAALVVGLGVRRLYRRAHNSWAVGAAVEARTAKLLAPLVRRGHAVVLHDRAARERANPDHLVFTAAGAVYVETKNWTSDKSQLTVQGGTLRPATLQRRCMHTALYGAVGGRGTRRALGTPGTNVAQATLSQVGMPRTVERIDRFERVNIGVGAFAVHDSPVIRASVSCLVGCAAAARGNGCPAGHSFVDLRLGRSGPSAS; the protein is encoded by the coding sequence ATGGGAGAGGCCGCGTGGGCGGCGGAGCGGGCGGCACAGCATCGGTGGGCCAAGGTGGTTCTGCCGCTCCTGGCGGCGGCCGCCGCGGTGGTCGGCTGGGCCGTGGGCACCGTGGGGAACTGGCAACTCGGCCTGGTGGCCGCGCTCGTCGTCGGGCTCGGCGTCCGGCGCCTATACCGGCGGGCCCACAACAGCTGGGCGGTGGGTGCCGCCGTAGAGGCGCGGACGGCCAAGCTGCTGGCCCCGCTCGTCCGCCGGGGCCACGCGGTGGTGCTTCACGATCGGGCGGCCAGGGAGCGCGCCAACCCGGACCACCTGGTCTTCACGGCCGCTGGCGCCGTGTACGTCGAAACGAAGAACTGGACGTCGGACAAGTCCCAGCTGACCGTGCAGGGTGGCACCCTTCGCCCGGCCACGCTTCAGCGTAGGTGCATGCATACAGCGCTGTATGGGGCTGTTGGAGGACGCGGGACCCGACGGGCTCTGGGGACGCCGGGTACGAACGTCGCACAGGCGACACTGAGCCAGGTCGGGATGCCACGAACCGTGGAGCGGATTGATCGCTTCGAACGAGTGAACATCGGCGTGGGTGCCTTTGCGGTCCACGATTCTCCTGTTATCCGGGCATCGGTGTCTTGTCTCGTCGGCTGCGCAGCAGCGGCGCGAGGGAACGGGTGTCCTGCCGGTCACTCGTTCGTTGATCTCCGTCTCGGCCGGTCCGGCCCGTCTGCATCCTGA
- a CDS encoding polymorphic toxin-type HINT domain-containing protein yields the protein MQFLTRHAGIMEGGKTEPIGEIEVGDKVEAADQKTGKHVGARTVQHVLLNRDYDLLDLTFRGEDGKTATLHTTANHPFWNDSTHAWVPAGDLHRGDTLNTATGHHAYVISARPTPGSANRWNLTVGDLHTYYVLVGAAPVLVHNSCPLNLEAVDDYLHDQIQTVVDAFDKTGKPPAGVMQGGIDVDNVGVYRGHNIPGGGSDKPLGYWTEMDVWPTEAGARRGGMGRIVIGQRGEA from the coding sequence ATGCAGTTTCTCACCAGACACGCCGGTATCATGGAGGGTGGCAAGACAGAGCCCATCGGTGAGATTGAGGTCGGCGACAAGGTCGAAGCAGCCGATCAAAAGACAGGCAAGCACGTAGGCGCCCGCACGGTCCAACACGTGTTGCTCAACCGCGACTACGACTTGCTCGATCTGACCTTTCGCGGCGAGGATGGCAAAACCGCCACTCTCCACACAACCGCCAACCATCCCTTCTGGAACGACTCCACTCACGCATGGGTCCCCGCCGGTGACCTCCACCGCGGCGACACTCTCAACACGGCCACCGGCCACCACGCTTACGTCATCTCCGCGCGGCCCACACCGGGATCCGCCAACCGTTGGAACCTCACAGTCGGCGACCTCCACACGTACTATGTGCTGGTAGGTGCGGCCCCCGTTCTCGTTCACAACAGCTGCCCGCTGAATCTCGAGGCGGTTGACGACTACCTGCATGATCAGATACAGACTGTTGTAGATGCTTTCGATAAGACCGGTAAGCCTCCGGCTGGCGTTATGCAAGGCGGTATCGACGTGGACAACGTCGGCGTATATCGGGGGCACAACATCCCCGGTGGCGGAAGTGATAAGCCTCTCGGTTACTGGACCGAGATGGACGTCTGGCCGACTGAGGCTGGCGCAAGGCGGGGCGGCATGGGGCGCATCGTCATCGGACAGAGGGGTGAAGCCTGA
- a CDS encoding IS1380 family transposase produces MKHSIGSYPRVRVQDDGRQVVSQAGTVLLVETARKSGLDQVISAALAPWRKPRAVHDPGKVLLDVALAVALGGDCLADVAMLRAEPAVFGPVASDPTVSRLIDTLAASGEKALQAIRSARSEVRDRVWSLAGENAPDTNGQVVVDLDGVLVIAHSDKEDAAATWKKTYGHHPLTAFVDHGPGGTGEPVAALLRPGNAGSNTAADHITTAQLALAQLPKRYRRGRQTLIRTDSAGGTHDFVSWLARRGRWLSYSVGMTVTEAIHEHVLKVPAPAWTAAVETNGEVRDGAWVAELTGKLLDGWPEGMRLIVRKERPHPGAQLRITDADGMRITCFATNTAGRPIAELELRHRLRARAEDRIRAARATGLRNLPLHTTAQNKVWLEIVQIALDLLAWMPMLALTGKARLWEPRRLRLRLFTAAGQLVTTGRQRILRLARHWPWTGHITAALERLALLPNPG; encoded by the coding sequence GTGAAGCACTCTATCGGGTCCTATCCCCGTGTCCGCGTCCAGGACGACGGCCGCCAGGTCGTCTCCCAGGCCGGGACGGTCCTGCTCGTCGAAACGGCCCGCAAGTCCGGTCTTGACCAGGTCATATCGGCAGCTCTGGCGCCGTGGCGCAAGCCGCGGGCCGTCCACGATCCCGGTAAGGTCCTCCTGGATGTCGCCCTGGCGGTCGCACTGGGCGGGGACTGCCTCGCGGATGTCGCCATGCTGCGGGCCGAGCCGGCCGTCTTCGGTCCGGTTGCCTCCGACCCGACCGTCTCCCGCCTGATCGACACCCTCGCCGCCTCCGGCGAGAAAGCTTTGCAGGCGATCCGGTCCGCACGCTCCGAAGTCCGTGACCGTGTCTGGTCGTTGGCCGGTGAGAATGCCCCGGACACCAATGGTCAGGTCGTCGTCGATCTTGACGGCGTCCTCGTGATCGCGCACTCCGACAAGGAGGACGCGGCCGCGACCTGGAAGAAGACCTACGGCCACCATCCGCTGACAGCCTTCGTCGACCACGGCCCGGGCGGAACCGGCGAGCCGGTCGCGGCCCTCCTCAGGCCGGGGAACGCGGGCTCGAACACAGCAGCCGACCACATCACCACCGCCCAGCTCGCCCTGGCCCAGCTGCCCAAGCGCTACCGGCGAGGGCGGCAGACGCTGATCCGCACGGACTCCGCCGGCGGCACCCACGACTTCGTGTCCTGGCTCGCCAGGCGAGGACGATGGCTGTCCTACTCGGTCGGCATGACGGTCACCGAGGCGATCCACGAACACGTGCTGAAGGTCCCCGCCCCGGCCTGGACGGCGGCCGTCGAGACCAATGGTGAGGTCCGTGACGGGGCCTGGGTCGCCGAGCTCACCGGCAAGCTGCTGGACGGCTGGCCGGAGGGCATGCGACTGATCGTCCGAAAGGAACGACCCCACCCCGGAGCCCAGTTGAGGATCACGGACGCGGACGGCATGCGGATCACGTGCTTCGCCACCAACACCGCCGGCCGGCCGATCGCCGAACTCGAGCTCCGCCACCGGCTGCGGGCCCGGGCCGAGGACCGGATCCGGGCCGCCCGGGCCACCGGCCTGCGCAACCTGCCCCTGCACACCACAGCCCAGAACAAGGTCTGGCTCGAGATCGTCCAGATCGCCCTCGACCTGCTGGCCTGGATGCCCATGCTCGCACTCACCGGCAAGGCCAGGCTCTGGGAGCCCCGCCGCCTGCGGCTCCGCCTGTTCACCGCGGCCGGACAACTCGTCACCACCGGCCGCCAGCGGATCCTCCGCCTGGCCCGGCACTGGCCCTGGACCGGCCACATCACCGCCGCCCTCGAACGGCTCGCACTCCTGCCGAACCCCGGCTGA
- a CDS encoding RHS repeat-associated core domain-containing protein, which translates to MRTGTGTNYKFQISDPHGTSGLYLDSTAQTPTWRQFTPYGGTRGTAVTWIDNRGFLNAPDNANTGLTQLGARQYDPTLGRFTSLDPLFETTDDQQLAGYAYAAGNPITNSDPSGLCAGPDCPTRNCPSCINATPGNRASVNAAMRDHANSGSTPSNSKAGTHQGWVASTTPSSNNARRLGSSYYQFSSNKLTATGGGYWAPQTNVFGKPETVCYGRLACNRAYSYYLDHPDDVAGAKEIAATYCVINEEECKKDARVWERALGVADDFVMALAAGEGIRFGEGSTGSRGSGSRGRPCSFSPDTPVSWRVARQSPSVRLRSATRSKQPIKRQAST; encoded by the coding sequence GTGCGAACAGGCACCGGCACCAACTACAAATTCCAGATCAGCGACCCGCACGGCACCAGCGGCCTCTACCTGGACTCCACCGCGCAAACCCCCACATGGCGCCAGTTCACCCCCTACGGCGGCACCCGCGGCACCGCGGTCACCTGGATCGACAACCGAGGCTTCCTCAACGCACCCGACAACGCGAACACCGGCCTCACTCAACTCGGCGCCCGCCAATACGACCCCACCCTCGGCCGCTTCACCAGCCTCGACCCCCTTTTCGAAACCACTGACGACCAACAACTCGCCGGCTACGCTTACGCCGCAGGCAATCCGATCACGAACAGTGACCCCTCCGGGCTCTGCGCAGGACCTGACTGCCCGACACGTAATTGCCCGTCATGCATAAATGCCACACCGGGAAACAGGGCCAGCGTCAACGCCGCGATGCGTGACCACGCCAACTCGGGTAGCACCCCCAGTAACAGTAAGGCCGGCACACACCAGGGCTGGGTAGCTTCAACAACCCCGTCGTCAAACAACGCGCGAAGGCTGGGGAGTTCCTACTATCAGTTCAGCAGTAACAAGCTCACAGCCACGGGGGGCGGTTACTGGGCACCGCAAACGAATGTCTTCGGTAAACCGGAAACTGTTTGCTACGGCCGCCTCGCCTGTAATCGTGCATATTCCTATTACCTTGACCACCCGGATGATGTAGCCGGAGCAAAGGAGATTGCTGCCACCTACTGCGTCATAAATGAGGAAGAATGCAAGAAGGATGCCCGGGTTTGGGAACGCGCCCTAGGGGTTGCTGACGATTTCGTCATGGCTCTGGCCGCTGGCGAAGGCATTAGGTTCGGAGAGGGGAGCACCGGCTCCCGAGGGTCCGGCTCCCGAGGCCGTCCATGCAGTTTCTCACCAGACACGCCGGTATCATGGAGGGTGGCAAGACAGAGCCCATCGGTGAGATTGAGGTCGGCGACAAGGTCGAAGCAGCCGATCAAAAGACAGGCAAGCACGTAG
- a CDS encoding GNAT family N-acetyltransferase, whose amino-acid sequence MIRAATVDDIAEIRAMIRELAEYERAAEQAQATQEQLRDALFGEHPAASALIAEDDETGRAVGYALWFPRFSTWTGTRGMHLEDLYVRSHARGGGHGKALLASLAAICQQNGYERFEWWVLAWNEPTIDFYKSLGVELLNEWTVCRLSGEPLKELAAQAPAVLNQSPAL is encoded by the coding sequence ATGATCCGGGCCGCCACTGTGGACGACATCGCGGAGATCCGCGCGATGATCCGCGAACTCGCTGAGTACGAACGGGCTGCCGAGCAGGCCCAAGCAACCCAGGAGCAGCTCCGCGACGCGCTGTTCGGAGAACACCCCGCTGCTTCCGCACTGATCGCTGAGGACGATGAGACGGGGCGGGCCGTGGGCTATGCCCTGTGGTTCCCCCGCTTCTCGACCTGGACCGGCACGCGCGGCATGCACCTGGAGGACCTCTACGTGCGGTCGCACGCCCGAGGTGGAGGACATGGCAAGGCTCTGCTCGCCTCATTGGCCGCGATCTGTCAACAGAACGGCTACGAGCGCTTCGAGTGGTGGGTCCTGGCCTGGAACGAACCGACGATCGACTTCTACAAGTCGCTCGGCGTGGAGCTGCTGAACGAGTGGACGGTATGTCGGCTGAGCGGTGAACCACTGAAGGAACTCGCTGCCCAGGCCCCGGCAGTCCTCAACCAGAGCCCGGCCCTGTAG
- a CDS encoding DUF6417 family protein — translation MHDDRAVAVLREVADRQETAGHGWALDGDLRPVKQRVFNLAGRGLVELAGREDRAELSAWEGRPVRWAARPTPCGHALLVYSRLRPQPAPDDPGPGLRRVELIPAQMTALRLFVALADQLRVPPASGLAERVRGARREQGTNRHVLYLSPEQMESVAYGFWLHSMSGSALEANRFARDYDVAHDPAPATETPALLAVHDTVDDTTAYRAELSARVDEPVLSDDPVLQRDLQLPDSWWEDLAGTLEKVAAVDTDRVAVRQQYMDRAIPEFVGIPAPAVTRWTAAHSDLHWVNLTAAPLRLLDWEGWGRAPEGFDAATLYAYSLLQEDVAARVHDAFPVLGSPVGLAAEATVCAQLLQTVARGDNLNLEDQLRHWSEELRRR, via the coding sequence TTGCACGATGACAGGGCCGTAGCGGTGCTGCGGGAGGTGGCCGACCGGCAGGAGACAGCCGGCCATGGCTGGGCCTTGGATGGGGACCTGCGCCCGGTCAAGCAGCGCGTGTTCAACCTCGCCGGGCGGGGACTGGTGGAGCTGGCGGGCCGCGAGGACCGTGCGGAGTTGTCGGCGTGGGAGGGCCGTCCCGTGCGATGGGCGGCGCGTCCGACCCCGTGCGGTCATGCCCTTCTCGTCTACAGCCGTCTACGTCCCCAGCCCGCCCCGGACGACCCCGGGCCGGGGCTGCGACGGGTGGAGCTGATCCCGGCGCAGATGACCGCGCTGCGTCTGTTCGTCGCCCTCGCCGACCAATTGCGGGTGCCGCCTGCGTCCGGGCTGGCGGAGCGGGTGCGCGGGGCCCGGCGCGAGCAGGGCACGAACCGGCATGTGTTGTACCTGTCGCCAGAGCAGATGGAGTCGGTCGCCTACGGGTTCTGGCTGCACAGCATGTCCGGCTCGGCTCTCGAGGCCAACCGCTTCGCCCGCGACTACGACGTCGCCCATGACCCTGCTCCTGCCACGGAGACGCCCGCCCTCCTGGCCGTCCACGACACCGTCGACGACACCACCGCCTACCGGGCGGAACTGTCGGCCCGCGTCGATGAGCCGGTCCTGTCTGACGACCCGGTCCTCCAGCGCGACCTCCAGCTACCCGACTCTTGGTGGGAGGACCTCGCCGGGACGCTGGAGAAGGTGGCGGCCGTCGACACCGACCGCGTCGCCGTACGGCAGCAGTACATGGACCGGGCGATCCCCGAGTTCGTGGGCATCCCGGCCCCGGCCGTGACCCGCTGGACCGCCGCCCACTCCGACCTGCACTGGGTAAACCTCACCGCGGCGCCGCTGCGGCTTCTGGACTGGGAGGGATGGGGGCGCGCTCCGGAGGGATTCGACGCCGCCACGCTCTACGCCTACTCGCTGCTCCAGGAGGACGTCGCCGCCCGGGTCCACGACGCCTTCCCCGTCCTGGGCAGTCCGGTCGGCCTTGCAGCCGAAGCGACCGTGTGCGCGCAGTTGCTGCAGACCGTGGCTCGCGGCGACAACCTCAACCTCGAAGACCAGCTCCGGCACTGGTCCGAGGAACTCCGCCGCCGCTGA
- a CDS encoding lactonase family protein, which produces MSRHNRRRSKTQVRMTIAGAGILASAAVATTVAIASADEVPRAGESATTKSAKAGADHAVFVQGNELAGNTIHVFKRDEDGKLTASNTYATGGQGGDQVDAPTDSLASQGSLVYDRSSHLLLAVNAGSGTVTSFRVEGQKLTDRHVVRSGGDFPSSIAVSGNLAYVMNAGGAGSVQGFKITANGLKPLGGSYRSLGLKNDKVPLFSSSPGQVVFTPGGRELVVTTKSANTIEVFPIRPDGRPAHRAKINDSAGGVPFAVTFDTAGRMLVAEAEKSTVSTYKVRADGSLKVVQRPLTNGQNTLCWLERAGDFFYGGNTGNSTVTGYRTDRHGRLALTNDVGIATPPSAMSQGVIDLAVTQDEKFLYVQNGTSGTVDGFRVGKNGSLTKVTTATGLPAFADSGMEGIAAV; this is translated from the coding sequence GTGAGCAGGCACAACAGGCGCAGGTCGAAAACGCAGGTCCGGATGACCATCGCCGGGGCCGGGATCCTCGCCTCGGCGGCGGTCGCGACCACGGTGGCCATCGCCTCGGCGGACGAAGTCCCCCGCGCAGGCGAAAGCGCGACAACGAAGAGTGCCAAGGCGGGAGCCGACCACGCTGTCTTCGTGCAGGGCAACGAGCTCGCCGGAAACACCATCCATGTCTTCAAGCGCGACGAGGACGGAAAGCTGACGGCCTCGAACACCTACGCGACCGGCGGGCAGGGCGGCGACCAGGTCGACGCACCCACCGACTCCCTCGCCTCCCAGGGCTCACTCGTCTACGACCGCAGCTCGCATCTGCTGCTGGCAGTCAACGCGGGCAGCGGCACCGTGACCTCGTTCAGGGTTGAGGGACAGAAGCTGACGGACCGGCATGTGGTGCGCTCGGGCGGAGACTTCCCCTCGTCGATCGCGGTGTCCGGCAACCTCGCCTACGTCATGAACGCGGGAGGTGCAGGCAGTGTCCAGGGCTTCAAGATCACCGCTAACGGACTCAAGCCGCTGGGCGGTTCATATCGCTCCCTGGGGCTGAAGAACGACAAGGTGCCGTTGTTCAGCAGCTCGCCCGGCCAGGTTGTTTTCACTCCGGGCGGCCGTGAACTGGTCGTCACCACGAAGTCGGCCAACACAATCGAGGTGTTCCCGATACGACCCGACGGACGCCCCGCGCATCGCGCGAAGATCAACGACTCGGCCGGCGGCGTGCCGTTCGCGGTCACCTTCGATACGGCGGGCCGTATGCTGGTGGCAGAGGCCGAGAAGTCGACGGTCAGTACCTACAAGGTGCGCGCTGACGGCAGCCTCAAGGTCGTCCAGAGGCCCCTGACCAACGGCCAGAACACGCTGTGCTGGCTCGAGCGTGCCGGGGACTTCTTCTACGGCGGCAACACCGGCAACTCAACCGTCACCGGCTACCGTACCGACCGGCACGGCAGGCTCGCGCTCACCAACGACGTCGGCATCGCTACCCCGCCGTCAGCCATGTCCCAGGGAGTCATCGACCTGGCGGTGACACAGGACGAGAAGTTCCTGTACGTACAGAACGGCACCTCCGGCACCGTCGACGGTTTCCGCGTCGGTAAGAACGGCTCCCTCACCAAGGTCACCACGGCCACCGGTCTGCCCGCCTTCGCCGACTCCGGCATGGAGGGCATAGCCGCGGTGTAA
- a CDS encoding maleylpyruvate isomerase N-terminal domain-containing protein has product MQPPVAAVIEAHRTLERLVAGLSDQQVTEASALPGWSRSHVLAHLTDNARMFGRLAEHALRGELVAGYDGYGAGPRPSRTPPDGQP; this is encoded by the coding sequence ATGCAACCTCCTGTCGCAGCAGTGATCGAAGCCCACCGGACACTGGAAAGGCTCGTGGCCGGACTGAGCGACCAGCAGGTCACCGAGGCATCCGCCCTTCCGGGTTGGTCACGCAGCCACGTCCTCGCGCATCTCACCGACAACGCGAGAATGTTCGGCCGTCTCGCGGAACATGCCCTGCGCGGTGAACTTGTAGCGGGCTACGACGGCTATGGCGCAGGTCCACGACCCAGCCGCACGCCCCCGGACGGTCAGCCTTAG
- a CDS encoding DUF4262 domain-containing protein produces MTADPFQCRCVLCHDYGDRDEADCMDLTISENVQRHGWHVVMVPEDDIGPGFAYTIGLAHTHSAPEPAMFGLDIHVMHRILNRLGEKSAAGAVLADGQRHPDVVDGHQVALMRVDLRWYRTFFGQAIGFYRRPPFPVLQVAWPDADNRFHWDELAEVRHRGSQPQLWLPPSEHPVGIWTTEL; encoded by the coding sequence ATGACTGCTGATCCGTTCCAGTGCCGCTGCGTCCTCTGCCATGACTACGGTGACCGAGACGAAGCGGACTGCATGGATCTGACGATCAGCGAGAACGTGCAGCGGCACGGATGGCACGTCGTGATGGTTCCCGAGGACGACATCGGTCCTGGATTCGCCTACACGATCGGCCTCGCGCACACTCACAGCGCACCTGAACCGGCCATGTTCGGACTCGATATCCACGTCATGCACCGCATTCTCAACAGGCTCGGAGAGAAGTCCGCCGCAGGCGCTGTACTGGCTGACGGCCAGAGACATCCTGACGTTGTCGACGGTCACCAAGTCGCGCTCATGCGGGTTGATCTGCGCTGGTACCGGACTTTCTTCGGACAGGCCATCGGGTTCTACCGGCGGCCTCCTTTCCCTGTGCTGCAAGTTGCGTGGCCTGACGCGGATAACCGATTTCACTGGGACGAACTGGCTGAGGTGAGGCATCGGGGGTCACAGCCTCAGTTGTGGCTGCCACCGAGTGAGCACCCTGTCGGGATCTGGACGACCGAACTCTGA
- a CDS encoding IS5 family transposase: protein MPLDWSRAVIDSSHVRAARRGPKAVPARSTAHGRAASTTSSPTDRGIPLAVSLTGGNRNDVTQLLPLLDKVPAVAGAVGRPRRRPDMLFADRGYDHDKYRRLLRERGIRPAIAERGQPHGTGLGTVRWVVEHTIAWLHGFRRLRIRWERRDDIHEAFLGLAVCLITHRHVQRLC, encoded by the coding sequence ATGCCGCTGGACTGGTCTAGGGCGGTGATCGACTCCTCCCACGTCCGGGCCGCCCGCCGGGGCCCAAAAGCGGTCCCAGCCCGGTCGACCGCGCACGGCCGGGCAGCAAGCACCACGTCCTCACCGACGGACAGGGGCATCCCGCTCGCGGTGTCCCTGACCGGCGGGAACCGCAACGACGTCACTCAGCTCCTGCCCCTGCTCGACAAGGTGCCGGCTGTCGCCGGGGCTGTCGGCAGGCCGCGCCGACGGCCCGACATGCTCTTTGCCGACCGCGGCTACGACCACGACAAATACCGGCGCCTCCTGCGCGAGCGCGGCATCCGGCCGGCGATCGCCGAACGGGGACAACCGCACGGCACCGGCCTGGGCACCGTCCGCTGGGTCGTCGAACACACCATCGCCTGGCTCCACGGCTTCCGCCGACTCCGCATCCGATGGGAGCGACGCGACGACATCCACGAAGCCTTCCTCGGCCTCGCCGTCTGCCTGATCACCCACCGCCACGTCCAACGCCTATGTTAG